A region of Bacillus cabrialesii DNA encodes the following proteins:
- the araL gene encoding sugar-phosphatase AraL, protein MRIMASHDSAVSPAGILIDLDGTVFRGNELIEGAREAIHTLREMGKKIVFLSNRGNISRAMCRKKLLGAGIDADVNDIVLSSSVTAAFLKNHYRFSKVWVLGEQGLVDELRLAGVQHANEPKEADWLVVSLHETLTYEDLNQAFQAAAGGARIIATNKDRSFPNEDGNAIDVAGMIGAIEASAQAKTELVVGKPSWLMAEAACTAMGLSAHECMIIGDSIESDIAMGKLYGMKSALVLTGSAKPGEQRLYAPDYVLESIKDVTKLAEEGILL, encoded by the coding sequence ATGCGTATTATGGCCAGTCATGATTCCGCAGTGTCACCGGCCGGCATTCTGATTGACTTGGACGGTACTGTATTTAGAGGAAATGAATTGATTGAAGGGGCAAGAGAAGCGATCCATACGCTTCGTGAAATGGGGAAAAAAATTGTTTTTCTGAGCAATCGGGGGAATATCTCCCGTGCCATGTGCAGAAAAAAACTTCTCGGCGCGGGGATTGATGCGGACGTAAATGACATTGTTCTATCGTCAAGCGTGACAGCAGCATTTCTGAAAAACCATTATCGTTTTTCAAAGGTGTGGGTGCTTGGAGAGCAAGGCTTGGTTGACGAGCTAAGGCTGGCCGGCGTGCAGCACGCGAACGAACCGAAGGAAGCGGATTGGCTTGTGGTCTCCCTTCATGAAACGCTCACGTACGAAGATTTAAATCAAGCCTTTCAAGCGGCCGCCGGCGGTGCTCGTATCATTGCTACGAACAAAGACCGCTCTTTTCCGAACGAAGACGGCAATGCCATCGATGTGGCCGGCATGATTGGGGCGATCGAGGCTTCCGCTCAAGCGAAGACGGAGCTTGTTGTCGGAAAGCCGTCATGGCTGATGGCGGAGGCTGCTTGTACGGCAATGGGGCTGTCCGCACACGAATGCATGATTATCGGAGACAGCATTGAATCTGACATTGCGATGGGGAAGTTGTATGGCATGAAAAGCGCCTTAGTGCTTACTGGTTCTGCGAAACCGGGTGAACAGCGTTTATATGCGCCGGATTATGTGCTGGAGTCTATTAAGGATGTAACCAAATTGGCTGAGGAGGGGATTCTGCTATGA
- the araD gene encoding L-ribulose-5-phosphate 4-epimerase, which produces MLETLKKEVLAANLKLQEHQLVTFTWGNVSGIDREKERIVIKPSGVEYSDLTADDLVVLNLDGEVVEGSLKPSSDTPTHVYLYKAFPNIGGIVHTHSQWATSWAQSGRDIPPLGTTHADYFDSAIPCTREMYDEEIIHDYELNTGKVIAETFQHHNYEQVPGVLVNNHGPFCWGTDALNAIHNAVVLETVAEMAYHSIMLNKDVNPINTVLHEKHFYRKHGANAYYGQS; this is translated from the coding sequence ATGCTTGAAACATTAAAAAAAGAAGTGCTGGCTGCCAATCTGAAGCTTCAAGAGCATCAGCTGGTAACCTTTACGTGGGGAAATGTCAGCGGGATTGACCGTGAAAAAGAAAGAATCGTCATCAAACCAAGCGGTGTCGAATACAGCGACCTGACAGCTGATGACTTGGTTGTTTTGAACCTAGATGGAGAGGTTGTCGAAGGATCGCTCAAGCCTTCTTCAGATACACCTACCCATGTTTATTTGTACAAAGCCTTTCCGAACATCGGGGGAATTGTCCATACTCATTCTCAATGGGCGACAAGCTGGGCGCAATCAGGCAGAGACATTCCGCCGTTAGGCACGACACATGCTGATTATTTTGACAGTGCGATTCCGTGTACAAGAGAAATGTACGATGAAGAAATCATTCATGACTACGAACTGAATACAGGAAAAGTCATAGCGGAAACCTTTCAGCATCATAACTACGAACAGGTGCCGGGTGTGCTCGTGAACAATCACGGTCCTTTCTGCTGGGGCACGGACGCCTTAAATGCCATTCATAACGCAGTTGTATTAGAAACGGTTGCGGAAATGGCCTACCACTCCATTATGCTGAACAAGGATGTAAACCCAATCAATACAGTCCTTCACGAAAAGCATTTTTATCGAAAACACGGAGCAAATGCGTATTATGGCCAGTCATGA